One stretch of Dissulfurimicrobium hydrothermale DNA includes these proteins:
- a CDS encoding ATP-binding protein yields the protein MIFPFTAIVGQDEMKTGLILNVINPSIGGLLIMGEKGTAKSTAVRALAELLPEIDVVKGCPFNCDPDGLLCSGCREILESEGSLERERKKMEVVELPLGITEDRLIGTLDIEHAIKKGEKRFEPGILAAANRNFLYVDEVNLLEDHIVDLLLDSAAMGVNTVEREGVSFTHPARFILVGTMNPEEGDLRPQLLDRFGLCVQVGSIQDKAKRVEILRRRAAFDADPEAFAAVWQPEQDGLSKGIMAAKGRLGRIIPPDAALERIVGVTTSLELDGHRADIVMMKAAMALAAFRGRVSISDDDIRDVAQLALSHRMKRLPFEEMGVGMERLETALTGVLRA from the coding sequence ATGATATTCCCGTTTACTGCGATAGTCGGCCAGGATGAGATGAAGACCGGATTGATATTGAACGTGATAAACCCATCGATAGGCGGGTTGTTGATAATGGGCGAGAAGGGGACCGCCAAAAGCACGGCAGTGAGGGCGCTTGCCGAACTCCTCCCTGAGATCGATGTGGTGAAAGGGTGTCCTTTTAACTGCGATCCGGACGGTCTTCTTTGCAGCGGGTGCAGGGAGATATTGGAGAGCGAAGGCAGTCTTGAACGTGAAAGAAAGAAGATGGAGGTCGTCGAGCTCCCGCTCGGTATCACGGAAGACAGGCTGATAGGCACGCTCGATATCGAACACGCCATCAAAAAAGGCGAAAAGAGATTTGAGCCCGGGATACTTGCCGCTGCAAACAGGAATTTCTTATACGTCGATGAGGTGAATCTCCTTGAAGACCATATTGTGGATCTGTTGCTGGACTCGGCGGCCATGGGGGTAAATACGGTCGAAAGGGAGGGGGTGTCCTTTACGCATCCTGCAAGGTTTATTCTTGTAGGAACGATGAACCCTGAGGAAGGTGACCTAAGGCCGCAGCTCCTGGACAGGTTCGGCCTGTGCGTGCAGGTTGGATCGATCCAGGACAAGGCGAAGAGGGTAGAGATACTCAGACGAAGGGCCGCCTTTGATGCCGATCCAGAGGCATTTGCAGCTGTTTGGCAGCCCGAACAGGATGGGCTTTCAAAGGGGATCATGGCGGCAAAGGGGAGGCTCGGCCGTATCATACCTCCTGATGCTGCACTTGAAAGAATCGTAGGCGTCACCACCTCGCTTGAGCTCGATGGCCACAGGGCCGATATCGTGATGATGAAGGCGGCAATGGCCCTGGCCGCCTTCAGGGGCAGGGTGTCCATAAGCGATGATGACATCAGGGATGTGGCCCAGCTCGCCCTGAGCCACAGAATGAAGAGGCTTCCATTTGAAGAGATGGGGGTAGGTATGGAAAGGCTTGAGACAGCGCTTACCGGGGTTCTGCGGGCATGA
- a CDS encoding VWA domain-containing protein, producing MTFSDFVGHDDAKLALILNAIDPNCGGVLFAGEKGSGKSTLSRLFKEILPEAFPFIDLPLNITEDALMGGVNIEDTIKTGRRVFQPGVLGRADGGVVYIDDVNLLSPDIASLVLEAMGRGENIVEREGIALRHPSRFILVASMNQEEGVLSPHLLDRFGMMVLWEGLKEGPQRIEVIKKAAPDVFGRSLSREDRCLRDKIRSCRSVLKDTVIPAETRDYIAQLCIENNIPGSRGDIYLMYAARAHAAYCGRKEVTRDDVDAVAPLVLAHRKRVSQQQQQQQMEQQTEQQEGRQEHGEQTGSDGQEKQHGSQSSGKHREPDGSRPDQAGMDGPDDGGRQQMESNPKEEVFETGGLFKTKRIILRKDRVNRSVSGRRTKTGSRDKSGRYVKSVQRKKDDIAIDATLRAAAPHQKARGRTEVILIRDDDLRFKQREKKMGHLVVFVVDGSGSMGARRRMVETKGAVQSLLMDCYQKRDRVSMIVFRKDRAEVILPPTSSVENASRRLREIPVGGKTPLAAGLLEAYRLIKRATVKSPEMRAIGVLITDGRANQGISGAPIGEEVRKMAQLLSELSLTDYIVVDTEDKSGFIKTDLALQIASQLGADYHTIEGLRADCLVEMVQMKKVGVFGF from the coding sequence ATGACATTCAGTGACTTTGTCGGGCATGACGATGCGAAACTTGCGTTGATCTTAAATGCCATAGATCCTAATTGTGGGGGTGTTTTGTTCGCTGGTGAAAAGGGGAGCGGCAAGTCAACGCTCTCAAGGCTTTTTAAAGAGATACTGCCTGAAGCCTTCCCTTTTATAGACCTCCCGCTCAATATCACGGAAGACGCCCTTATGGGGGGCGTAAATATTGAAGATACGATAAAGACAGGCAGGAGGGTCTTTCAGCCTGGTGTCCTGGGCCGCGCCGATGGTGGCGTTGTCTATATTGATGACGTCAATCTGCTCTCACCCGATATAGCCTCGCTTGTCCTCGAGGCCATGGGCCGCGGAGAAAACATCGTTGAGCGGGAAGGGATTGCATTGAGACATCCCTCACGGTTTATCCTGGTTGCAAGCATGAACCAGGAGGAAGGGGTGCTTTCGCCCCATCTGCTCGACCGTTTCGGTATGATGGTCTTGTGGGAAGGGTTAAAAGAAGGGCCGCAGAGGATAGAGGTTATTAAAAAGGCGGCGCCCGATGTCTTTGGCCGGTCTTTGAGCAGGGAGGACCGATGCCTGAGGGATAAGATCCGTTCCTGTCGTTCTGTTCTGAAAGATACGGTCATCCCGGCTGAGACAAGGGATTATATCGCGCAATTGTGCATTGAAAACAATATCCCCGGATCGAGGGGCGACATATATCTCATGTATGCCGCACGGGCCCATGCCGCCTATTGCGGCCGCAAAGAAGTGACGAGGGATGACGTGGACGCCGTCGCCCCTCTTGTGCTTGCGCACAGGAAAAGGGTATCCCAGCAACAGCAACAGCAGCAGATGGAGCAGCAGACGGAACAACAGGAGGGGCGTCAGGAACACGGGGAACAGACAGGGTCTGACGGGCAGGAGAAACAGCATGGGTCTCAATCGAGCGGTAAACACCGTGAGCCTGATGGGTCCCGCCCCGATCAGGCCGGAATGGACGGGCCGGATGACGGCGGCCGCCAACAGATGGAATCAAACCCCAAAGAAGAGGTCTTTGAGACCGGCGGGCTGTTTAAGACAAAAAGGATAATACTCAGAAAGGACCGGGTAAACCGGTCTGTATCCGGCAGAAGGACAAAGACAGGGTCAAGGGACAAGAGCGGCAGGTATGTAAAGAGCGTCCAGAGAAAGAAGGATGATATAGCCATCGATGCAACGCTCCGGGCCGCGGCCCCTCATCAAAAGGCAAGGGGCAGGACAGAGGTGATCCTGATTCGCGACGATGACCTGAGATTCAAGCAGAGGGAGAAAAAGATGGGTCACCTCGTAGTCTTTGTTGTGGACGGGTCGGGCTCAATGGGCGCCAGGAGAAGGATGGTGGAGACCAAAGGGGCTGTCCAGTCCCTGCTCATGGACTGTTATCAGAAAAGAGACAGGGTCTCCATGATAGTCTTTAGAAAAGACAGGGCCGAGGTCATACTGCCGCCTACATCAAGCGTTGAAAACGCCTCAAGGAGACTGAGGGAAATCCCTGTCGGCGGCAAGACCCCTTTGGCGGCGGGGCTTTTGGAGGCCTACAGACTTATCAAACGGGCAACGGTCAAATCGCCTGAAATGAGGGCTATCGGCGTGCTCATAACAGACGGTAGGGCCAACCAGGGTATTTCAGGGGCCCCGATAGGTGAAGAGGTCAGAAAGATGGCCCAACTCCTCAGTGAATTGAGCTTGACAGATTACATCGTTGTGGATACAGAAGACAAGAGTGGGTTCATCAAGACCGATCTGGCCCTTCAGATAGCG